The following coding sequences lie in one Candidatus Methylomirabilis lanthanidiphila genomic window:
- a CDS encoding General secretion pathway protein M, with the protein MTISSRERKFVVAGGVVLVAFLAINYAVVPAISSQFQVQSEYRERVQALERFQLVVEGKRRYEKKFAEAEALFTQLQQRLLSGEKLTLAAADLQAMLHKAAGESGVTIVSESIHAPKKTEGFTQVAVELLLNADLRKLRDFLYKIETAGKLLTVPKLHVNASFPRPGAELQVTVVVSGYTMGLEEKSPGA; encoded by the coding sequence GTGACCATCTCCTCCCGTGAGCGAAAATTTGTTGTGGCCGGCGGAGTCGTTCTGGTCGCGTTTCTCGCCATTAACTATGCCGTCGTTCCGGCCATTTCGAGTCAGTTTCAGGTGCAAAGCGAATATCGGGAACGAGTCCAGGCCCTTGAGCGCTTTCAACTGGTTGTAGAAGGAAAGCGAAGGTACGAGAAGAAGTTTGCAGAGGCCGAAGCGCTGTTTACACAATTGCAACAGCGACTGTTATCCGGAGAGAAATTGACGCTGGCCGCGGCCGATCTTCAGGCGATGCTGCACAAGGCGGCGGGCGAAAGCGGGGTCACCATTGTGAGTGAAAGCATTCACGCGCCGAAGAAGACGGAGGGGTTCACGCAGGTTGCGGTAGAACTGTTGTTGAACGCGGATTTGAGGAAACTCCGCGACTTCCTGTACAAGATTGAAACGGCTGGAAAGCTGCTTACGGTTCCCAAGCTCCATGTGAACGCCTCCTTCCCGAGACCGGGCGCTGAGCTTCAGGTGACGGTTGTGGTTAGCGGGTACACGATGGGGCTGGAGGAAAAAAGTCCCGGTGCTTAG
- the xcpQ gene encoding Type II secretion system protein D precursor produces the protein MSLNFENADLELVLRSIADITGINFIIGPGVKANVTMRTTTRVPATEVFSILESVLEINNLAAVKDGSYYKIVPIAVAQQEPQDVQVGKERTEERERFVTQIVQLEYLSADETSKILQSLMGKGAKMIVHKETNSLIIAGFTSTIKRVLETIKALDVPTKRDNIQRIFVYFVENAKAAELANTLNTLYGRRDLVRGAAPGARPGQPGARPVPGTPTPPAPVPGQPPSPTPSQPPPPSGAAIPPGAEAAPGEVVGDVTIVSDETNNALVIKTSPRNYEIIEATIKQLDIVPKQVVIELFLAQIRLHDSFSFSLEEIIKSGQFLVAGAFGGPLATGIKGIVQDPAKKLASGMTFAFVDKDNVRVVLNNLAEVTKVEVLATPHLLTANNKEAKIQIGQEVPIVTGQQTTSSLQTGGTSDLFRTTQQKDIGIIMGIKPHVNEKRLVTLDIENENIAIDQTSFGDTGTASFLKTTTKTSIVVEDGQTLLIGGIIRTDKSKGYTGIPFLSRIPLLGYLFRGTSDVLERNELIIMVTPHVIASPEEGRAMTERFRGRVERLEPLMKLSPKTSPSGLAPKLDEQENGDPGT, from the coding sequence GTGTCGTTGAACTTCGAAAACGCCGATCTGGAATTGGTCCTTCGCTCGATTGCCGACATCACCGGGATTAACTTCATCATCGGTCCTGGCGTCAAAGCGAATGTCACGATGCGGACGACGACCAGGGTGCCGGCCACCGAGGTCTTCTCCATCCTGGAATCGGTGCTGGAGATCAATAACCTGGCCGCGGTGAAGGATGGCTCATATTATAAAATTGTCCCGATCGCCGTCGCCCAGCAGGAACCGCAGGATGTGCAGGTAGGCAAAGAGCGCACTGAGGAGCGGGAACGATTTGTCACCCAAATTGTCCAACTCGAATACCTGTCAGCCGACGAGACCTCGAAGATTCTCCAATCGTTGATGGGCAAAGGGGCCAAGATGATCGTCCACAAGGAGACCAACTCCCTGATCATCGCCGGCTTCACCTCAACGATCAAACGTGTGCTCGAGACGATCAAGGCTCTCGATGTTCCGACCAAACGCGACAATATCCAGCGGATCTTTGTCTATTTTGTCGAGAATGCCAAGGCCGCTGAGCTGGCGAACACCCTGAATACTCTCTATGGTCGTCGAGATCTGGTGCGGGGCGCAGCGCCTGGGGCTCGGCCGGGCCAGCCTGGCGCCAGGCCGGTGCCAGGGACGCCGACACCTCCAGCGCCGGTTCCCGGTCAACCCCCGTCTCCAACCCCAAGCCAGCCGCCTCCTCCATCGGGAGCGGCGATTCCGCCAGGCGCTGAGGCGGCGCCAGGCGAGGTCGTAGGCGACGTGACCATCGTATCCGATGAAACGAACAATGCGCTGGTCATTAAGACCTCTCCGCGCAACTATGAGATCATCGAGGCGACGATCAAGCAACTTGACATCGTCCCGAAGCAGGTGGTGATCGAGCTGTTCCTGGCCCAGATCAGGCTGCACGACAGTTTTAGCTTCAGCCTGGAAGAGATCATAAAGAGCGGGCAATTCCTTGTTGCAGGGGCATTCGGCGGCCCTCTTGCCACCGGGATAAAGGGCATTGTCCAGGACCCGGCGAAAAAGCTTGCCAGTGGTATGACCTTTGCCTTTGTGGACAAGGATAATGTCCGTGTGGTGTTGAACAATCTTGCTGAAGTGACGAAGGTGGAGGTGCTCGCAACCCCGCACCTGTTGACGGCTAATAATAAGGAGGCGAAGATCCAGATCGGGCAAGAGGTGCCGATTGTCACAGGTCAGCAGACCACGTCCTCACTGCAGACGGGCGGGACGAGCGATCTCTTCCGGACGACCCAGCAGAAGGACATCGGGATCATCATGGGGATCAAGCCGCATGTCAACGAGAAGCGATTGGTGACGCTGGACATCGAAAACGAAAATATCGCCATTGATCAAACCAGTTTCGGAGACACCGGCACAGCCTCCTTCTTAAAGACGACAACAAAGACGTCGATCGTGGTCGAGGATGGCCAGACGCTTCTCATTGGGGGCATCATTCGAACAGATAAGTCAAAGGGATACACTGGGATACCCTTCCTAAGCCGGATCCCTTTGCTCGGCTATCTCTTTCGAGGCACCTCCGACGTGCTGGAACGGAATGAGCTGATCATCATGGTGACGCCCCATGTTATCGCCTCACCGGAGGAGGGCCGGGCAATGACCGAACGGTTCAGGGGGCGGGTTGAAAGGCTTGAGCCCCTGATGAAATTATCTCCGAAAACGTCGCCCTCAGGGCTCGCGCCGA